A region of Nocardioides alkalitolerans DNA encodes the following proteins:
- a CDS encoding response regulator transcription factor, with translation MEQPPARRVAVIIEDDPDVADLLDLVLTQSGYVTHVTRNGVDGLAAVREHDPVLTTLDVSMPGMDGFAVARRIRDFSSTYLIMITALSDEIDVVMGLEAGADDYLTKPFRPRELRARAESMLRRPRDRGEPGRGDGPEHDPQHDGTPAEPEREATGWAVETRREFSQGNRATIGPVPTEPEPAPRHATPPPAEHAEPQLPPIPPLPPVPPSAPAYVEPVPAAYQQPVQQPVQQPVQQPAYQPQVPQPAHQQQVAQPAAPAIGTTPASAMAAGAGERVVASDGWVRHNNLALNPGTRVVLVDGRGVDLTTVEFDLLASLVSTGRRVRSKADLVLTMRGQDYVTAYFVNEADKRTVEAHLEDLRRKLGDVGAVPRLIEPVRGVGYRMAATI, from the coding sequence GTGGAACAACCTCCCGCCCGCCGCGTCGCCGTCATCATCGAGGACGATCCGGACGTCGCCGATCTCCTCGACCTCGTGCTCACCCAGAGCGGTTACGTGACCCACGTGACACGCAACGGCGTCGACGGCCTCGCGGCGGTGCGTGAGCACGACCCGGTGCTGACCACGCTCGACGTGTCGATGCCCGGCATGGACGGGTTCGCCGTCGCCCGCCGCATCCGCGACTTCAGCTCGACCTACCTCATCATGATCACGGCCCTCAGCGACGAGATCGACGTGGTGATGGGCCTCGAGGCCGGCGCCGACGACTACCTGACGAAGCCGTTCCGGCCCCGCGAGCTGCGGGCCCGTGCCGAGTCGATGCTGCGACGTCCCCGCGACCGCGGCGAGCCCGGTCGGGGTGACGGCCCCGAGCACGACCCGCAGCACGACGGCACGCCTGCGGAGCCCGAGCGCGAGGCCACCGGGTGGGCTGTCGAGACCCGGCGCGAGTTCAGCCAGGGCAACCGCGCCACGATCGGGCCCGTGCCCACAGAGCCGGAGCCCGCCCCGCGGCACGCCACTCCGCCGCCCGCGGAGCACGCGGAGCCGCAGCTTCCCCCCATCCCGCCCCTGCCGCCGGTCCCGCCGTCGGCCCCGGCGTACGTCGAGCCCGTCCCCGCGGCGTACCAGCAGCCGGTCCAGCAGCCGGTCCAGCAGCCGGTGCAGCAGCCGGCGTACCAGCCGCAGGTGCCGCAGCCGGCGCACCAGCAGCAGGTGGCGCAGCCGGCCGCTCCGGCCATCGGCACGACGCCGGCGTCCGCGATGGCGGCCGGCGCGGGCGAGCGGGTGGTCGCCAGCGACGGCTGGGTCCGGCACAACAACCTGGCCCTCAACCCCGGCACCCGGGTGGTGCTCGTCGACGGCCGCGGCGTCGACCTCACGACGGTGGAGTTCGACCTGCTCGCGTCGCTGGTCAGCACGGGCCGTCGCGTGCGGTCCAAGGCCGACCTGGTGCTGACGATGCGCGGCCAGGACTACGTGACGGCGTACTTCGTCAACGAGGCCGACAAGCGCACCGTCGAGGCGCACCTCGAGGACCTGCGTCGCAAGCTCGGCGACGTCGGTGCCGTGCCCCGGCTCATCGAGCCGGTCCGCGGCGTCGGCTACCGCATGGCGGCCACCATCTGA